The genomic DNA AATGGGGCGTCCGGGCGCTGGCCTCCCATCTCAGCGTGCCCCGCGCCACCGCGCACGCCTACCTCGCCGGCCTGACCGAGGCCGGTTTCCTGCGCCGCACCCCGGCCGGCAAGTACCGCCTGTCCTGGCACCTCGCCGAGATGGGCGCCCAGCTGACCGCCTCGCTGCCCTGGTTCCCGGAGGCCCGCGCCCTGATCACGCGCCTGGCCCTGGAAGTCCGCGCCGTGGCGTTCCTGTGCATCCTGGAGGGCGAGGAGGTCGTCGCCACCATCCGCGAACGACACCCGGACGCCGACATCGACCTGCCGCTCGACGTGTACCTGCCCGCCACCGCCACCGCCAGCGGCAAGATCCTGTACGCGCACGCCGACATCACGCCGCGCAGCTTCGCCGCCTGCACGCCCAGCTCCATCACCTCCCTGGACGAATGGAAGACCGAAGTGGCGAAGGTCCGCCGCCTGGGCTACGCGTACTCCATCGAGGAATGGATTCCCGGCCAGTGCACGCTGGGCGTGCCGTACCACGCGCTGCACAGCGGCCTGAACGACGGTCACATCGGCGACACGGTGGTCGCCGCCATCGGCGTGCAGATGAGCGCCGAACGCTACCTGCGCGAGGAACGCAGCATCCGCGAACGCGTGCTGCAGATCGTCCGCGAGGCCGAAACGCTGCCCTGACCGCCCCTCACGCTCGGCCCCCCCACCCTCACAGCCGAATGCATACGGACTCGGCTGCAGGGAGGAGCGGGACGGGTTCCGATCTGTCATACGGACTCCGATTGAATGGCTTACAAAGCCGTTCAATCCGAGCGGATGCGAGAAGGAGCAAAACGGGCTCCGGACGTGGAGTTAACAGATCGGTGGTGTTCCGATCTGTTAACGAAACAAACGGAGTCCGTATCAGTCGGCCGCTCCCCCAGCCGGCGGGGACGACGGGGGCGCCGCCAGCGCCTGCACCTCGGTACGGAGCGCCTCCAGTTCCAGTTGCAGGGCCGCCAGTTTCTGCCCGGCGTCGTTCAGCCGCGTCTGCTCCTGCGCCGTGAACTGCGTGAACGGCCGCACCGCGTCCCGCAGCCGGGTATCCGCCCGCTCCTGCTCACGGCCATACTCGCTGCGCACGATCCGCTCCAGGGCCTCGCGCAGCGCCGCGACCTTTTCCCGCAACTGCCGGTGCGCCTGCAGCCGCTTGTTCGGCAGCACGAACAGCCCCAGGCTGCCCAGCGTCAGGCCCGCCAGGATCCCACCCGTAAAATCCAGCGCGGACGCCCCGATCAGGGCCCCCAGCCCCGCCCCGATGCCCAGACCGCCCGCCAGGCCGCCCACGGCGCCCTTCATGGCGTCCTCCGCGTCCCGCGACAGCTGCCGCGCCAGTTCCGTCTGCGTCGTCGCCTCCAGATGCTGCTGCGCGCTGCCCGCAATGCCCTCCAGCAGCGCCGCCCGGTCGTAACTGAAACGCGTCCGGGCCACCGCCGACTCCGGCTGCCGCCGCGCCAGGAACACCTGCACGTCCTCCCAGAAGCCCAGGTTCACCTCCACGAACCGGTCAATCATCGTCCCGAACTGCCGGTCGATCGCGTCGGGCAACTCCGCCACCGCCTCCCGCCGGAACGCCTCCTCCAGCTCCCGGCCGTTCAGCAGACCCCGCAGGTTCCCGAACCGCAACTTCTCGTCGATGAACCGGTCGGCGCGCACCTCGAACTCGCTCAGCAGGCGGTTCACGCGGTTGAGCTGCCCGTCCAGCTCCCCCAGCGTGCTCTCCTGATGCGCCCGCTGCCGCTCCTCCAGTTCGCGCAGCACCCCCAGGTCCTCCGCGAGCGTCTGCCGGGCCGCCGCCCCCCGCGCCTCCTCGCCCGCCAGCAACTCCGCGACCGTTCCCAGCGGACTCAGCAGCTTCAGGCGCGTGCGTTCCACCTCGGACAGCCGCACGCGCAGCACCTCCCGCAGCGCGTGAAAGCCCACGTCCCCGCCCCGCTGCTCGGCCCGCGCGCTGACCAGCAGCACCGGCGGCGTCAGGCCCAGCACGCCCCGCGCGCCCGCCTCCACGAACGCCCGCACCTGCGCCTTCTGCTCCGGCGTCTCCAGCAGGTCCGCCTTGTTCACCACCATGACCACGCTGCGGCCCCAGCGCGCCGCCAGCGACAGGAACTGCCGCTCGGACTCCGTGAACGGCCGGTCCGCCGACGTCAGGAACAACACCAGATCCGCCCGCGGCAGGAACCCCTCGGTCAGCGCCTGATGCTGCCGGATGATCGCGTTCGTGCCCGGCGTGTCCACCAGCGCCACCCCCTCCAGCGACGGCAGCGGGTACGTCAGGCGACTCACGAAGGGATCGCGGGTGGCCTCCATCTGCCCCGCCACCTCCCCGTTCACCAGCACGTAAATCCGGTCCGTGGTGGGCGTCACGCCCTCCGGCAGCACCGACGCGCCCAGCAGCGCATTCACGAACGAACTCTTCCCGGCATTGAACTCCCCGACCACCACCAGCAGGAACGCCTCGTCCAGCGCCCGGCCCGCCACGCGCGCCGCCTCCACCGCCTCCGGCGGCGCCCCCTGCCCCACCAGCAGCCCCAGCACGTCACCCAGCAGCGCCCGCTCACGCCCCAGCAGCTCCTGCACCCGACTCGACACCAACATGCCAGACAGCCTACCCGGCCCCACCTGACCACACCTTCAGCAAACCCCCACCACCCACTGCCCCCGAACAGGGGCAACCCACCCGAACAGGTGCACCACAACGGGCGGAAAACCCCGTCAGTGTGCGAATTTGTGCATCCCCTGTAAGGCTTCAGGTGGCACGCTGAAGGCATGAATGACCACCCGTCACCCGCCACCAGAAGTCTCGACCGGTCCCTCCGGCTGCGGCGCCCGGCCGGCCATGAGAGCGGCATGACCACCATCGTGACCGTCCTGGGCGGCTGCCTGGTGATCGCGGTGGTGCTGTCCATGACGGCGACCGTCACGCTGAACAGTCAGCGCAACACCAACGACAACCGCCTCAGCCTGGAAGCGCAGTACGCGGCCGAATCCGCCCTGGCCCGCGCGCAGGCGCAGGTGGACCTGTACGCCCGCTCGCTGAACAGCATCGTCATTCCGCAGGGCACCCAGCAGAGCAGCATCCTGAACCAGCTGGGCGCGGTGTGCGGCCTGGCCAGCGCCGTCACGCTGCCGCTGAACATTTTCACGCTGCCAGTCGCCGGGCAGAAACTGTGCGACATCCCGCGTCTGAGCGGCAGCGCCCTGGACAACCAGCTGACCTTCTTCCGCAACAACGTCGCCAAGCCGGCCAGCATGAGCGACGACGCCTGGAAAGCCTACTGGCGCAACATGTTCAGCGGCAAGGACGCCGTGCTGCTCAGCAAGACCACCGCCACCCCCAGCACCGCCACCGGCACCCTGAACACCGAGGTGAAGGGCGGACTGACCCTGACCGAGGTTCGCGTCTACCCGGACAACACCCTGCGGGTCCTGCTCAAATCCAACCCGGTGATCTCCAGCACCACGCTCGAAAGTGGCGGCCAGGTTGTCGCGCAGCGCACCTACTCGGCCGGCAGCCTGCAGGACCGCGAGATCAGGGTCTCACAGCCTCCCTTCTCCGAGTACCAGTACTTCGTCAACCGCCGCACCCTGCCCACCGGGGGTCGCCTCGTCTTCTGGGACGAGGACACCTTCGAGGGCCGGGTTCACGCCAACGGCGCCCAGGGGAGCACCGCTCCGCTCTTCTATGCCGCCGCTGCCAACACAGGCCCGCGCTTCCTCGGGAAGTACACCGCGACCTCCCCCACCCTGGAATACTCCACGACCAACAAACCCTCGGCCAGCACCATGTTCAAGGGGGGGTATCAGCTCGGGGTCCCCTCGGTCGCCCTGCCCAGCAACGCGAACGACCAGCGCCTCGCGGCGGCCGGAGTACAGGCTGGCGAGTGCACGACCACGACTGCCCTGTGCTTGACGGCTAAATTCGGCGCGGCCAGCGCGACCACGAACGGCGTGTACTTCAGTTCCGGCACCGCCACCGCCAGCAACACCGGCAGCGGCTTCGGCAGCAACGGCACCGGCGGCATCTACGTGAAGGGCAACGTGGACGACCTCAAACTCTCCAAGAACGGCAACTTCCAGCGGATCGAGATCGTTCAGGGCAGCAAAACCACGGTGTTCGAGCAGACCAGCTCCACGGCCTGGACCGTCAGGGAAAACGGCGTCGTCAAGAAGACCATGACCAACAGCACGTTCAACGGGATGGTCTTCGTGGACGGGGCCATCGGTGACCAGAACACCAAGGGCAGCAAGGGCCTGCGCGGTGATGGCACGGACACCCCGGACGTCGCGGCGGAATCCCAGCTGACCGTGGCCGCCGCGGGCGACATCTTCATCAAGGACAACCTGACCTACACCGACAACGCCAAGGACAAACCGGACTCCAGCAACGTGCTCGGCGTGTACTCCGAGGGGGGCAACATCAAGGTGAACGGCCCGGCCAACCAGGACATCACCATCGACGGCACCCTGATGGCGAGCGCCACCGGCAAGGGCTTCGGCACGGTCGATTACACCACCCTGCGCACCACCGGCACCACCACTCCCAAGATCAACCTGACCGGCGGCATCATCGAGGAGCAGTCGCAGGGTGTCGGTCAGGTCGGCACGCCCGGGCGCGGCTACTCCCGCAACTTCAAGTGGGATGACCGCCTGGGCAAGGGGCTCACGCCTCCCTTCTTCCCCACCCAGGGGCAGTACGAGGCGACGCCCAACTTCGCCAGACTCAGTGACCCGCAGAACTTCCGCGCCGAGAAAGACCAATGAACCGGGCGGCTGCCACGCGACCGGCGCACACCCAGGGATTCACGCTGATCGAGATCCTGATCGTGATCGCTGTCCTCGGAATCGCGCTCGCCATCGCCGGGAACAGCCTGCTGGGATACCTGCAGTCGCAACAGATGCAGGAAGGAGCCAGACAGGTCGCCGGGGACATCGAACGGGTGCGCAGCGGCGCCATGCGGTACAACAAGGACGCCACCTTCGAGGTCATCAGCAGCACGTCGTACCGGATGACGGTGAACGACGTCGCGGAAACGGTCACGTTACCGTACGGGTTGCAGGTCACCAGCACGCCCGCGAACGTCAAGTTGACCTACAGCGCCCCGTACAGTGAACTGAGCGGCGCGGCCGCCACCATCGTTGTGAAACGGTCCAGCGGTACGACACAGAAGACACTCCGCACGGTCGGCGTGACGGGAAAGGTGGTTCAGGATGGATCGTAAGACACAGGGATTCACGCTGCTCGAGGTGCTGATCTCCATCGCCCTGCTCGCGATCGTGCTGGCCATGGTGAGCGCCTCCCTGACCGGTCTGTTCCGGTCCAACCGGCAGAGCGAGCAGCGGCAGAACAACACGGTCCGCGTACAGGAACTGGTTGAGGACCTGCGGCGTCACTGGCTGGACCCCGCGGCCATGACCTCGCCCGCCGGGACCCGGGGGGATTACCGCCTGGCCCGCTCGTGCACCGAGAGCTTCCCCGTACCCACCGACATGACGGTGACCGTCTGGGACGTCACGCCAAACCCGGACGGAACGTTCACCGTCAGCAGCAGTTACGGCCTGAACACCAACTGCTCGGCGGCCACGGAGCGGCCGGCGAACAGTGTCCGGCGGGTCCGGGTACAGTCGGGCAGCGCCAATGGGCCGGCAGCCGAGCTGACCTTCGAGATCTACGGAGGCTGATGTGAAACCCACTGCCGGACTGACCCTGATTGAAATCCTGATCGCGCTGGCCCTCTCGCTGCTGGTCCTGAGCGCCGCGTACGCCCTGACGACCAGCACGGCGCAGGCCAACGCGGTCCTGACCACGCGGTCCCAGCTGACCTCGGAGGCGACGGTGGCCAGCAGCCTGCTGAGCGCCCGCCTGCGTGAGGCCTGCGCCGTGTTCCCGCAGAACACGGCGGTTACCCTGCCTGCGGGCGTAGCCGGCACCAAGAATGCGGCGAACACGACCGTCTGGCGGGTGGGCACCGATCCCTTCGTTGCGTTCGTCGTGCCGGCCAGTACGGTATCGGGCAGCACTCCCATGCTGTACGCCTACTACCTGCTGAGCCGCGCCCGGTACAACGAGCAGATGCCGGACACCCAGGACATCCCGGCCAACAGCGCCGAAACGTCCCAGGTGCTGATGGAATTCGAGGTGCCGGTCACGGCGGCAGCCTGCACGGCACCGCTGACCGTGGCAGTCGCGCCGGCAACGAACGCACAGGCGCTGCTGCTGGCCGAGTACGTGCGCACCCCGACGACTGCCGAACCCCTGTTCACCTCCGAGTCCGATCAGGCGATCACGTACCGCCTGCGCTTCCAGAAGGCGTCCGGCAGTTCCGTCACGGTGCTGCCCATCCTGTCCCAGACGCCGATCCGGGCATCAATCGTCGGCCGCAACGTTCGCTGAGCCTTCCCGCTGCGATTCCGCACAGCCTCCGTACAGCCTCCGTACAGGCGGCCCTCCGACAACACACTCGGAGGGCCGCTGCTCCGTCGCGTCTGATACGGACTGCCGTTTGTTTCGTTCACGGAACACCACCGATCTGTTAACTCCACGTCCGGAACCCGCCCGGCTCCTGCTCGCCTCGCTCGGATTGAACGGCTTTGTCAGCCATTCAATCGGAGTCCGTATGATCCGGACTGCCGTTTGTTTCGCCGACACTCCGGAACTTCACCGGATGGCCAGCTCCACGTCCGGAGGGGCGTTTCTCTCCTTCTCTGCGGCGCAGCTCTCCGAGTCGCATCCGCTCGGACCCAGCGGGCTTTGCCTTTCAGGATTCACCCCACTTTGTTTTTCACTGTGGGCGGTAGAGTGTGGGGGTGACTTGGCTGAAGCCGGTGGATGTGGGTCGTGACGCGCAGTCGGCGTACGGTGAGTTCTTGCGGGATCTGGAGGCGCGCCTGTCGGATCCGGGAACGGACCGGTTCGTGCTGGCGCGTGAGGTGCTGGCCGAGGCGATGTATGGCCGGCCCTACGCGGCGCTGCTGGCGGACGCGCCGCTGGCGGCCCTGAACCTGGACGCGCGGAACGTGACGTTCGAGGCGGAGTACTACCTGGCGACGGACGCGGCGCAGTTTGAGCGGGTCAAGCCGCTGCTGTGGCTGTGGAAGAACCTGGACCTGACGCCGGTGGGGCAGAATCCGGTGCTGGGCATTCCGGTGCGGCGGGTGCTGGCGGAGCGGATCTTCCGGCGGGTGGGGCGGGATTTCAAGTGCTGGCAGAACGTGGAGTTCAGCGTGGGGTACAACATGGAGGTCGGGGATGACGTGGTCGTTCACCGGCATGTGCTGCTGGATGACATCGGCGGGATCGAGCTGCACGACCGGGCGAGCATCAGTGATTACGTGAACGTGTACAGCCACACGCACAGCGTGCTGGACGGCCCGGACGTGACGTTGCGGCGCACGGTGATCGGGCGGGGAGCGCGGATCACGTACCATTCGACGGTTCTGGCGGGCAGCGTGGTCAGTGATGACGCGATGCTGGCGACGCACGCGCTGCTGCGCAGTGATATTCCGCCGCATGGGATTGCGATGGGGGTGCCGGCGCGCACGACGCGGTTCAAGGTGCGGGGGCCGCAGGAGGTGCTGGTGGATTCGCGGTCGTTCGTGCGGGCGCCGGACCGGAAGGCGAACCCGGAGTTCCCGGAGCCCACGCCGAATCAGACGCGGGTGGCGTCCGAGGATGAGGTGGCGGGACGCCGCGTGGTGACCGGGGAACGCTGAGCGGGTCGTCGTGAACGGAGCGGGCCGCCGGCATTCCTGACCGGCGGCCCGCTCTCTGCTGGTGGTTACAGCAGTTCTCCGGATGGCGGCATTCGGAACAGCTGACGTCTGGTACGGGTTCCGTTTGTTTCGCCGACAATCCGGAAGTTCACCGGACTGCCAGCTCCACGTCCGGAACCCGCCCGGCTCCTCCTCTGCGGAGCAGCTCTACGAGTCGCATCCGCTCGGATTGAACGGCTTACAAAGCCATTCAATCGGAGTCCGTCCGATGCCTCCATTCTCTGCTTCGCCGCTGTTCCCGTCCGTCCGGCCCGTCAGCATTCCCCCGCTCTCCTGCGGAGCGTTCCAGGTCCGCTCGGCCAGACAGACTGCATCTTCATGGCAACTGCTCTACAGCGTGGTGTGTTCACCCGGCGCCAGGATGCGGATGTCCACGCCGCGCGCCTGTCCCTCGCGCTGGAAGACGGCAGGGTCGCCGGTCAGGGGCGGGAAGGTGCCGTAGTGCATGGGGATGGCGACGCGGGGGCGCAGCAGGTCGAGGGTGCGGGCGGCTTCCTCGGGGCCCATGGTGTAGTGGTCGCCGATGGGCAGGATGGCGGCGTCGAGGCCGCGGTCCCCGATGAGCTTCATGTCGCTGAAGAGGTTGGTGTCGCCGGCGTGGTACACGCGCTGGCCGCCGAGTTCGATGATCAGGCCGGTGGGCATGCCGCCGTAGGTGCCGTCGGGGAAGGAACTGCTGTGCCAGGCGGGAGTGAGGGTGACCTGGCCCCAGTCGGCGCGGTAGGTGCCGCCGATGTTCATGCCGGTCGCGTGGGTCGCGCCGTGCTGCTGGGCGTACCCGGCGATCTCGGCGGTGGCGATGACCGGGGTGCCCCGGCGGGCGAAGTCGAGGGTGTCGCCCCAGTGGTCGCCGTGCGCGTGGCTGATCAGGACGGCCGTGACGTTCCAGTTCAGGGCGTCTTGCAGGCTGATGGTCGCCTGGGGGTTGCCCTGGATGAACGGGTCGATCAGCAGGCGGTGGTCGCCGCTTTCGAGCATGAAGGTGCTGTGGCCGATGAAGTGAATGTTCATGGGTGTCTCCTGTCCAGGGAGGTCGGTGTGTTCCGAGCCGGTTCGGGGCTGGGGGGGGACGCCGGACCTGCCCGGGGGACGCCTGGGCGCCGCAGGACTTCATCTTGCGGGTTTCTTCAGGTGAAGTCTGGGGGCCGGCGGACGGTGTGGGGAGCGGGTCAGGCCGTATAGTGGGCGCGCAACGCCGCCTGTTTCCGTCCCGTTTCTTGAAAGGAGTGCCGTTCACGTCATGCCCACCCCCTTCGGTCAGGTGAATGTCCGGGACGTTCTGGACATCCTGCTGGTCACGTTCCTGGTGTACCAGGGGTACCTGCTGGTGGCGGGGACGCGGGCGGTGAACGTGGTGCGCGGCATTCTGGTGTTCGCGGGGGTGTGGGTGGCGGCGCAGGTGCTGAACCTGCCGACCCTGAGTTACCTGCTGGGCCGGGCCGGGACGGTGGGGATCTTCGCGCTGGTGGTGCTGTTCCAGCCGGAGTTGCGGGCGGCGCTGGAGCGGGTGGGGCGGCCCCGCGCGCGGGAGGTGGGCGCGAGCGGCGCGGCCCTGCAGGACCTGGCGCGGGCCATGGAGCGGCTCGCGGAGCGCAAGACGGGCGCGCTGATCGCCATCGAGCGGCGCACGCCGCTGGGGGAGTACGCGGCGACGGGCGTGTCGCTGGACGCGCTGGTCAGCGTGCCGTTCCTGGAGGCGCTGTTCGCGCGGAATGCGCCGCTGCATGATGGGGGCGTGATCGTTCAGGGTTCGCGGGTGATTGCGGCCGGGTGCCTGTTCCCGCTGCAGTCGAGTGACGGCACGTACCGGCGGTACGGCACGCGGCACCGCGCGGCGATCGGGCTGTCGGAGTTGACGGACGCGGTGGTGCTGGTGGTCAGTGAGGAGCGGGGCAGCATGCGCATCGCGCTGGGGGGGCGTCTGGGACCGGACCTGAACGGCACCGAGTTGCGTGAGCAGCTGCGGACGCTGGTGTATGACCGCACGGCGTTCCTGGCAGCGCCGGTGACGGGAATGGCCGGGGACGGGCCGGGGGACGCGGAGCGGGACGCGCCGGCCGGGGGGGCGCGGTGAGGGGCGGGGGCGTGCGGCTGGAGAGCCTGCGGCGCTGGCTGGACCCGCGGTACGCCTGGGCGCGGGGGACGCACAACCTGGGGCCGAAACTGCTGGCGCTGGGCGTGTCGGTGACGCTGTGGTTCGTGGCGACCGGGGACCGGCGCGCGAACGTGGAGCAGGGGTTCGACGTGCCCGTCACGGTGCGGGACACGACCGGGAACGGGCAGGAGAAACGCGCGACGAGTAACCTCAGTCCGTCGTCGGTGCGGGTGACCCTGCGGGGCCGTCCGGACCGGCTGCGGGAACTGCAGGCCGAGAACATCGAGGCGGTCGTGGATGTGACGGGCGTTCCGGAGGGCAGTTTCACGCAGCCGGTCACGGTGACGGCGCCGAACGGGACGGAGGTGCAGCGGCAGACGCCGGCGCGGGTGCAGGGGTTCCTGGACACGCAGGTGACGCGGACGCTGCCGGTCACGCTGAGCGTGGCGTCCCCGCCGGAGGCGAGCGTGCCGCGGTACGTGGTGCTGCCGGCCGAGGCGGGGGTGTCCGGGGCGGGTCGGGTGGTGTCCACCGTGGCGCGGTTGGTGACCAGTCCGGCGGCGCTGGCTGCCGGGGCCGAGCGGGAGGTGCCGCTGGTGGCGCTGGACGCGGCGGGCCGGCCGGTCGAGGGGGTCACGGCCAGTCCGTCGACGGTGACGGTGCGCCGCCTGGATACCGGGGAGTTACCGGTGAAGACGGTGCGGGTGGTGCTGAACGATCCGCCGCCGACGCTGCGGGTGACGGCCGTGAGCGTGCAGCCGAGCACGGTGCGGGTCGTGGCGGCGCCCGAGCTGCTGGCGCGCCTGCGGGAGGTGGCGGGCACGGTCACGTACCGGGTGGGGACGTACACGGGGGCCGTGCAGCTGGCCGTGCCGGCGGGCGCGCAGGCGCTGGAGACCGTGAACGTGCGCCTGACGGTCGAGCGGGTCACGCCGTCGGCGCCGTAGGCGGGCCGCGGGGGGGGCGTCGCCCCACCGCCGGAAAGTGACCTGGAAGTCAGCGGGGCGGGGGGAGCGCGTCGTATAGTCGGAGGCATGATGTGGAGAAGCGGCCACATGCCCCTGTGATTGCCCAGCTCCTTGTACCCCGGCACCCTGTGGCGGAGTGGACCGGCTGGGAGGAGCGCGTGCGTCTGATGGTCAGACCCAGGCGCTATGAACACGTGCTGCGCGTGGCGGAACTCGCCGCGCAGATCGCGCTCGCCAACGGGCTGGACGACATGCGGGCCTACGCGGCCGGGATCCTGCACGACATCGCGCGGGACCTGCCGGACGCGGAACTGCTGCGGCTGGCCCCGCCGGAGTGCGAGATCGACGCCGGGCACCCGCTGGCGCTGCACGGCCGGGCAGCGCGGGTCCTGCTGGAACGCTGGGGGTACCAGGACCCGGTGGTGCTGGACGCCGTGGAGGATCACACGACCGGCCCGCGCGGCGGGAATCCGGTGGCGGCCTGCGTGTACATCGCGGACGTGTCCGAGCCGGGCCGCGGCGTGAACGCCGACATCCGCGAGCTGGCGCTGCGGGACCTGAACGCGGCGCTGGAGCGGGCCATCGTCTCGAAGGTCACGTACCTGCAGGGGCGCGGCATTCAGGTGCATCCGCGCACGCTGCAGGCCTATCATGCGCTGCCGTGCATCGCCCAACAGTCCCCGCCGGAGTCGACTCCGCTTCCCCGCCGCCCGTGACCGGCCCCTCGTCCACCCCGGGCGCGCCCCGCATCGCCGGGCTGCGCGCCCTGCAGGCCTTCGGCCTCACGCTCTCCTGCCTGTCGCTGGGGGGCTTCGCGCTGCTCAGCGGGGCCGGCCGGACGGCCGCCTCGTCGGTCATGCCGGGCGCGGCGCCGCAGTTCACGGTGCTGATCGCCGGGCGGGACATCGTTTACTGCTACTACCAGCAGCCCTGCAAGAACCAGGACCAGCGGACCGGGCTGGTGCAGCCGCCGAACACCGACACGGTCATGCTGGTCAAGGTGGACGGCGCCCGCGTGCGGGTGCTGAACATTCCGCGTGACACGAACGTCGGGCCCTTCGACCGTTTCGGGTCCATCGCGGCGCAGAAGGTGAACAGCCAGTACTTCGCGGGCGGCCCGGAGGCCCTGACGCGGGCGGTGGAGACCATCACGGGCGAGCGGGTGGACTCGTACGTGATTGTCCGTACCGATTACGTCGAGCGGGTCATCAACGCGCTGGGCGGCCTGGACGTGACCGTCCCGGAGGGCGGCATCGAATGGATCGATCAGGCGGCGGGCGTGAACCTGCAACTGCCGGCCGGGCCGCACCACCTGGAGGGCAAGGAGGCCGTGCTGTTCCTGCGGGTCCGTAAGGGTTTCGGGGACGATTACGGCCGCATTGACCACCAGAAGCAGGCGCTGACGCAACTGGCGGGCCGCCTGAAGTCCGCGCAGGGCCTCGCGGCGCTGCCCACCATTCTGGGCGGCATCGGGAACGGCGTGGAGACGAACGCAGACCCCAACACGCTGGCGGCGCTGCGGCCCTTCCTGGGCCAGCTGAAACTGAGTTTCGCGACGCTGCCCACCGACGAGATTCCCGGCACGTTCAATCTGGCCGTGAACCGCGAGCGGCTGGCCGCGCTGTGGGGCGACACGCCCGCCGCGGTCACCGACGCGCCGGCCGTGAAGGTCACGGTCGTGGACGCCAGCGGCGCGAACCTGGGAGCGGGCCTGAAGACGGCCCTGACCGCGCTCGGTTACCCGGACGTGCAGGTCACGGTCGCCCCGGCCAGCCAGGAGGCCAGTCAGGTGTTCACGCAGCAGGACGTGGCGCAGGCCGGGGCGCTGGCCGACCTGCTGAACCTGCCGCGCCTGCAGGGCGAGCGTTTCCCGGTCGCGCCGGGTGAGGTGGGCGTGCTGCTGGGCCGCGACGCGCAGGGCAGCCTGGCGCAACTGGCGGCGCTGGGCGGCCCACCCGCCACCCC from Deinococcus depolymerans includes the following:
- the yqeK gene encoding bis(5'-nucleosyl)-tetraphosphatase (symmetrical) YqeK; translated protein: MVRPRRYEHVLRVAELAAQIALANGLDDMRAYAAGILHDIARDLPDAELLRLAPPECEIDAGHPLALHGRAARVLLERWGYQDPVVLDAVEDHTTGPRGGNPVAACVYIADVSEPGRGVNADIRELALRDLNAALERAIVSKVTYLQGRGIQVHPRTLQAYHALPCIAQQSPPESTPLPRRP
- a CDS encoding LCP family protein, producing MTGPSSTPGAPRIAGLRALQAFGLTLSCLSLGGFALLSGAGRTAASSVMPGAAPQFTVLIAGRDIVYCYYQQPCKNQDQRTGLVQPPNTDTVMLVKVDGARVRVLNIPRDTNVGPFDRFGSIAAQKVNSQYFAGGPEALTRAVETITGERVDSYVIVRTDYVERVINALGGLDVTVPEGGIEWIDQAAGVNLQLPAGPHHLEGKEAVLFLRVRKGFGDDYGRIDHQKQALTQLAGRLKSAQGLAALPTILGGIGNGVETNADPNTLAALRPFLGQLKLSFATLPTDEIPGTFNLAVNRERLAALWGDTPAAVTDAPAVKVTVVDASGANLGAGLKTALTALGYPDVQVTVAPASQEASQVFTQQDVAQAGALADLLNLPRLQGERFPVAPGEVGVLLGRDAQGSLAQLAALGGPPATPPDGN